The DNA sequence TGGTGGCGACCCGATCCCGGGCTCCAACTTCATCGACATTCTGGAGATGTTCCAGAACGATCCGCAAACCGAAGCCATCGTAATGATTGGTGAAATCGGTGGTACCGCTGAAGAAGAGGCTGCTGCCTACATCAAAGCGAACGTAACCAAGCCGGTTGTATCCTACATCGCTGGTGTTACCGCTCCTGCCGGTAAGCGTATGGGTCACGCTGGTGCCATCATCTCTGGTGGTAAAGGTACTGCAGATGAGAAGTTTGCTGCCCTGCAAGACGCTGGTGTTAAGACTGTTCGCAGTCTGGCTGACATTGGTCAGGCACTGAAAGAAGTTACCGGTTGGTAATTTTTGGTCGGACGTCGCACGTCGGACGTCTGACGCTAAAAAGGCAGCCTTCGGGCTGCCTTTTTTGTAACTGACTTTGTATCTGAATTGTAATTGTTGGTGCGCACAGCGCACCCTGCGGAAAAGCAATGTCTGAATTGAAATATATTGAAGTGGAAACCGGTGCCAATCCAGTGGCGTCGGTGATTTGGCTGCATGGCCTTGGTGCCAATGGCCATGATTTTGAGCCGGTTGTGCCGGAGCTGAAACTGCCTGCAGAAATGCCAGTTCGCTTTATCTTTCCCCATGCGCCGGAGATTCCGGTAACCATCAACGGTGGTTACATCATGCCGGCGTGGTACGACATTCTTGAAATGGATGTTGAGCGCAAGGTGGATGAGGCCCAGTTGTTTGCTTCTGCTGAGGCAATCAGTCAGCTGATTGATCGTGAGCTTGAACGAGGTATTCCGAGTTCTAAAATTGTTATCGCCGGGTTTTCGCAGGGTGGGGCGGTTGCCTATCAGTGTGCCCTGACGTATCCGCAACCCCTGGCTGGCTTGTTGGCGCTCTCAACGTATTTTGCGACCAATAACACCATTCAGGCAGCATCTGCCAATGAGTCGCTGCCGATACAGATAATGCACGGCACTATGGATCCTGTTGTGCCAGTGTCGCTGGGTCGCAAGGCTGCTGATTTGCTGGCGGAGCGCGGTTATTCCGTTGAGTACCGGGATTATCGTATTGAGCACAATGTCAGCCTGCCGGAAATCAATGATATCAGCCAGTGGCTGCAAGCCGTTCTGGCAAAATAAGCCTATTTGATCTTCGCAAAGGCAATTTATGGGTGTCCATTGGCGGTCGTGATTGGTAAAATGCCGGCCTCCGTGGGGAAGGCACGCCAAGCGTGCGCAGTTTGAGGAAAACAAATGAACAACAGTCGACCTGTCAATCTCGATTTGGGTACGGTTAAGTTCCCAATTACCGCGATTGCGTCCATTTTGCATCGTATTACCGGCGTTATCAGCTGGATTGGCCTGGGCTTTTTGCTGGCTGGTCTGTGCATGGCGGTGGAGTCTCAAGAGAGCTTCGCTTCCCTCAAGGATCTGTTGGCAGGCAACTTCCTGATCCAATTCCTGAGTTGGGGATTTCTGACCGCTTTTGGTTACTACTGTCTGGGCACTGCCAAGCACATTATTCAGGACTTTGGATTTTGTGAAGACTTGCCGGGCGGTAAAGCGATCTCTTGGGTAGCCATCATCGGTGGCGTGGTATTGAGCGTTCTGGCGGGAGTATTGGTATGGGCGTAATGAATGGCGTTCGTCAGTGGATTTTTCAGCGCGTTAGCAATGCTCTGTTCGTGCTGTTTGGTATCGTGTTGCTGAAGCTGTTGTTGACTACTGAGTTCAGCTACGAGGCTGTAACCGCATTGGTCAATAACTCGACTTTCCAGATCTATGCCTTGATCACTCTGGTATTTGCCTGCCTGAACTCAGTGTTGGCTGGATGGCAAATTGAAGGGGATTACTCCAAGAAGTTTGGCATTCCATCCAAGCTGATCACAACAGTAGTTGCTGTGGTGAGTGCTGGATACCTGTACTACGGGATCAAACTGCTGGTTTGATTCGGCCTGAGTAAAAAGTCAGTGCATCAAAAAAGGAGCCATCTGGCTCCTTTTTTGTTTCTGAATACTCTTTTGAAGAGTGATCAGATGTCCATGGCTTTGATGGACAGCTCGCTCAGTGGCTTTTTAACCACTTCGTCAGCAATGTAGTTTTGAAGTTCGTCTACAGAGCTGAAGTGGCGAGCCATATCGTACTGGCCTTTATAGTCATTGCCGGTTTCGTCTTCCAGCTTGGCCAGCTGGAACTTCAAACCGTCTACGCCGCGGCCGCGGATAATGTAATACTCAAGTTTCATTGCAGTCTCCACAATGGTTGTGCTGTACGCGTTTATTCCGGCGCGAATGTTACCAATAAACGGGGTGATGCTCCACGTTTGGTGACCAGAAACGGGCTGATGAAGTTGAGGTGTTCTGCGCACCGTCCCTGGTGCACAAAATCTCGTGCAGATAGCAGTAGCGATTGCCTAAGGATTACTGCAGCTTAAATTGAATTTTCTTGACGATTTCTGAGGTGGCGCTGCCTTTTGGGTATTTCAGACGTGTAACAGCTTTAGTTGCTGCCTTGTCGAAGACCTTTGCAGGTTGGGAATCAAGAATTTCTACATCCACAACTTTGCCTTCATCGTCGACTGAGTACTTGATCTCAACATAGCCCTCAATGCCCCTCTGCAGTGCGCGTCTGGGATACTCAAGCCTGAAATCATTCACAGGCTCCAGTTCTTCAGCAAAAGAGGGTGTGCTGTAAGAGCCGAGCAGTAGGGATGACAGGAGTGCGGCTGCTGAAAGGGTCTTGAGTTTCATAATAAAATTCCGGTTGCCAGTTTGTATTCAAGGCATCTTCGTGCCATTAGAAATAATCCATCTCAACCTCAGTAGCGACAGGGACAATTAAATCTTTAGGGGAAATTCATATTTTTTTCTGATCGACTCGCATCCGTAGATATTGTCTACACTTGAAATAGGATTATCTCACTGGGAGTGGTCTGATGATTAGAGCCATGATGACGTCGGATGGGCACTGTGGTCGAATTCTGATCGCCCCTAATCGCTCGATGAGCACTCGCGGTAATGTGCAGATGTTGGCTGCCGTATTTCTGGTATCGCTAATACTGGGAGTTGGATTTGCCATTGCTGGAGCCTGGGTGACGTTACCGTTTTTCCTGCTTGAATTCATATTGTTGAGTGTGGCTATGTATTGGCTGCTGAAGCGTCTTCACAGTCATCAGCTGGTGGTGATTGGGCCATCAAAGATCGTAGTAGCACATTGGCATTGCCGGGTCGTTCTCAATCGTGATCAGGCGAGGTTCCTGGTTGAGGCGCCTCAACGCTTTACCGATCCGCCGAGATTGTTGATAGCCGGAGAGGGGCACAGTATCAATCTTGGTACTTTTCTCAATGAGCGTGAAAACTCTGTGTTGCAGCAGTTGCTGAGAGAAACGGGCTTGCGTTCCATTCATGAGTTTCCCTGTCAGCGAGAGTTTTAGTGCTTTTCGCTTCACTTCTCTCTTCACTTTAGTGCACTGGCCGTTAGAATGAACGCATACAAATCCAGTGCTTTGAAGGAGAAATCATGGCATTTCCAAAAGTGGGCAATATGGCTCCGGCTTTCACCTTGCTCAACCAGAATGAAGAAAAAGTCAGCCTGAAAGATTTTCGTGATAAAAAGAACGTCGTTCTTTATTTCTACCCCAAGGCCATGACGCCGGGTTGTACGACCCAGGCCTGTGGCTTGCGCGATACTCAGGCGGAGCTGGATAAGCATGATGTGGTGGTGTTGGGGGTAAGCCCGGATGCGCCCAAGCGCTTGGCTAAATTCATTGAGCGCGATGAACTTAATTTCGACCTGTTGTCAGACGAGGATCACGCCATTGCCGACAAATACGGTGCCTGGGGGCCCAAGAAATTTATGGGACGTGAATTTGATGGCATATTGCGCACCACCTTTATCATTGGTAAAGATGGTCGCCTGAAGCATGTGATGGATAAGTTCAAAACCAAAACCCATCACGATGACCTGCTGGCCTGGCTTGAGGAAAACCTTTAAATTCATAGGGTTAAATAAATTTATTAAATTAATATATTAAGCCAGTTTTTTCGCTCGCATATAGACTGCGAGCCGTTCAAACGCTAAAGTGTCGGGCTTAATTTTTTGAACTGTCGACTCTAAGAGAGAACTGTATGGATTGGTTGATTCCTGCTGCTCACGCAGCACCTGCCGCTGGCCAGCCACAAGGTGGCTTCATGGGCTTTTTGCCGTTCATTATTATTTTTGTGATTTTCTGGTTCCTGATCATTCGCCCTCAACGCAAGCGTCAGAAAGAGCACCAGGCTCTGGTCTCTGCTCTTGGCAAAGGCGATGAAGTGGTAATGACCAGCGGTATGCTTGGCTCCATCAAGAAGGTAGATGACAACTACGTGGTTGTTGAGATTGCGGATGGTGTTGAGATGAAGTTCCAGAAGGCTGCAGTTCATGCTGTTCTGCCTAAAGGCACTATCAAGCAGATCTAAATGAAAAAGGCGGCTAGTGCCGCCTTTTCTTATTCTTTCTATGATTAGTCTTCCAAAACACCTTTCACTGGCTCAACGGAATACTCCGTTGCAACTACTCACGCGTCTGTCCGCTGAATTGGGTGGGCCTCGAATTTGGGTCAAGCGGGATGATATGACCGGCTGCGGCCTTTCTGGCAACAAGGTGCGCAAACTGGAGTTCACACTGGCGAAAGCCCTTGATGAAGGTTACGACACCTTGATCACCAGCGGTGGCGTTCAATCCAATCACTGTCGTGCAACTGCACTTTTAGGCGCCCAGTTGGGCCTCAAAGTCAGGCTGATTTTGCGAGGCGAGCCAGAAGCTCTGGATGGTAATTTGTTGCTGGATCATCTCGCCGGCGCAGAAATCAGTCACTACGCCCCCAAAGAGTATTTTGCTCGTTTACCGGAGCTGTTTGCAGAGTGGGAAGAGCACTACCGCAAACAAGGGCGTAAAGCATTATCAATCCCAACGGGGGGGAGCGATGGTGTGGGTTTGTGGGGCTATATTGGCTGTGCACAGGAGCTGGCTGAAGACTTTAATCTGGCTGGGATTACACCCACTGCGGTAATTTGTGCTACTGGCTCAGGGGGAACCCAGGCCGGATTGACTGTGGGCATTGCGGATGCTGTTGACCCGTCTTTGCCGGTAATTGGCATGGCGGTTTCGGATGATACTGCCTATTTCCAAAGCAAGGTCAGGGCTGATATCGATGATTGGCAGCAGCTGTACGGTGCTGCTGATCCATCCTGGTTGTCGTCTCTTAGTATCCATACCAACGACGACTACATTGGTCCCGGTTATGGGAAAGCAACACAACCGGTTTTTGATTTGATCGCTAAAGTTGCCCGAACAGAAGGGCTTTTGCTCGATCCAGTCTATACCGGAAAAGCGTTTTATGGCTTGATACAGCAGATTAAAAAAGGTCAGTACAAAGCCGGTGAGGACGTAGTATTTATTCATACTGGTGGTATTTTCGGGCTCTTCGCCCAGCGACAAAATTTGAATCTATAACAAGTGCCTGGCGCCTTGAACGCCGGCCATACATATATAACAACAGGGGATTGTGATGGACTTTGATGTTGCCCAGATAATTGCTCAGCTTAACGAGTGGGTTTGGGGTTCAGTGATGCTGTTCTTGCTGATCGGTACCGGGCTTTACCTGACCGTTGGCTTGAAGCTGATGCCACTTCGTAAAATCTGTTATGCCTTCAGGCAACTCTTTATCGGCCGCAAGCGAGAAGGCGAGGGTGATATCAGCCCATTCAATGCTTTGATGACTTCTCTTTCTGCGACCATTGGTACCGGTAACATTGCCGGTGTTGCCACAGCAATTGGTGTGGGCGGTCCCGGTGCGCTGTTCTGGATGTGGATGACTGGCCTGGTAGGTATGGCTACCAAGTTTGCCGAAGCCGTACTGGCGGTGAAATACCGTGAGGTAGATGAAGACGGACGCCATGTGGGCGGCCCGATGTACTACATCAAGAATGGCTTGGGCAAGAAGTGGGCCTGGATGGGTGTTTTGTTCGCTATTTTTTGTGCATTTGGTGGTACCGGTGCCGGCAATATGGTGCAGGCCAATTCCATCGCCAACGCCATGGAAGGAACCTTTGGTATAGACCCGCTCTATACCTCGATTATTCTGGTGATCCTGGTTGGTATGGTGATTATCGGCGGGGTAAAACGAATCGCTCACGTAGCTGGAGCATTGGTACCCTTTATGGCCTGCACATATATTCTGGCGGGTCTTATAGTATTTGTAATGCATTTCGATGTGGTGCTGCCGACCCTTGGCTTTATCGTTACCTCTGCGTTTGATCCCCCCGCAGCGGTAGGTGGTTTTGCTGGTGCCATTGTAAAAGACGCCATGCAGCGCGGTGTTGAGCGCGGCCTGTTCTCGAACGAAGCCGGTCAGGGCAGTGCGCCTATCGCACACGCTGCTGCCGAAACCGACAATCCGGTGCGCCAGGGTATTATCGCCATGCTGGGTACCTTTATTGATACCCTGATTGTATGCACGATCACTGGTGTGGTGATTGTTGCCACCGGTGCCTGGAGTGGAGCCGAGCAGGGGGCGAATATGACTTCTGCCGCCTTCGGTAGCTCAATTCCGGGTGGTGAATATGTAATTGCAGTGGCACTGTTGCTGTTTGCTTTCACCACCATTCTGGGGTGGGCTTATTACTCTGAACGCTGTTTCGAATTCCTGTTTGGTGTTAAATCCATCGTGGTATTCCGTCTCTATTGGGTTGCGGTTATTCCGTTGGGAGCGATGATGGATCTGCACACCATTTGGGACTTGGCAGGTGTTCTCAACGGATTGATGGCATTCCCGAACTTGATAGCGTTGTTATTGCTCAGCCCGGTAATTTTCAAGCTGACCCAAGCTTATTTCGATAAGCCTGATCCGGTAATGGGTGTTGCAGCAGTCAACAACTCCAATAAGTAATATTCCTCCAGGCCGCCGGAACCCATAAAGTTCCGGCGGCTTTTTATTACCTGTCAAATCTCTTTATTCAAAGAAGTGTTTGCATCAATTACTGTCCTTACTTACAGTGTTGGCATTATTTGGAGCACATTTTATGGCGGGACATTACGGCGACAAACTGGTTATCGCACTGTCGAGCAGGGTTCTTTTTAACCTTAGCGACAGCCATAACGTCTTTGAATCAGATGGTCTGGCAGCGTACTCCCAGTACCAGATAGATCACGAAGACGAGCTGCTCGAACCCGGTGAAGCTTTTCCGCTGGTAAAAAAACTGCTTCGCATTAATGAAAAACTTGGTGGTGAGCCGCGGGTAGAAATTATCCTGCTGTCTCGCAATTCGGCCGATACCGGTTTGCGTATTTTTAACTCTATCGAGCATTACGGGTTAAATATCACGCGCGCAGCGTTTTGTGGTGGCGAAAGTCCATATCGATATGTGTCGGCGTTTGGTTGCCACCTGTTTCTGTCAACCCACGCTGAAGACGTTCGCAGTGCTTTGAGTCATGGTGTTGCGGCAGCTACCTTGATGTCTTCAAAGACCGCTAACTCCAATGACGATGAACTTCGGTTTGCCTTTGATGGTGATGCGGTGATTTTCTCCGACGAGTCAGAGCGCATTTACAAGCAGG is a window from the Porticoccaceae bacterium LTM1 genome containing:
- a CDS encoding dienelactone hydrolase family protein; the encoded protein is MSELKYIEVETGANPVASVIWLHGLGANGHDFEPVVPELKLPAEMPVRFIFPHAPEIPVTINGGYIMPAWYDILEMDVERKVDEAQLFASAEAISQLIDRELERGIPSSKIVIAGFSQGGAVAYQCALTYPQPLAGLLALSTYFATNNTIQAASANESLPIQIMHGTMDPVVPVSLGRKAADLLAERGYSVEYRDYRIEHNVSLPEINDISQWLQAVLAK
- the sdhC gene encoding succinate dehydrogenase, cytochrome b556 subunit, with product MNNSRPVNLDLGTVKFPITAIASILHRITGVISWIGLGFLLAGLCMAVESQESFASLKDLLAGNFLIQFLSWGFLTAFGYYCLGTAKHIIQDFGFCEDLPGGKAISWVAIIGGVVLSVLAGVLVWA
- a CDS encoding D-cysteine desulfhydrase family protein, coding for MISLPKHLSLAQRNTPLQLLTRLSAELGGPRIWVKRDDMTGCGLSGNKVRKLEFTLAKALDEGYDTLITSGGVQSNHCRATALLGAQLGLKVRLILRGEPEALDGNLLLDHLAGAEISHYAPKEYFARLPELFAEWEEHYRKQGRKALSIPTGGSDGVGLWGYIGCAQELAEDFNLAGITPTAVICATGSGGTQAGLTVGIADAVDPSLPVIGMAVSDDTAYFQSKVRADIDDWQQLYGAADPSWLSSLSIHTNDDYIGPGYGKATQPVFDLIAKVARTEGLLLDPVYTGKAFYGLIQQIKKGQYKAGEDVVFIHTGGIFGLFAQRQNLNL
- the sdhD gene encoding succinate dehydrogenase, hydrophobic membrane anchor protein, whose amino-acid sequence is MGVMNGVRQWIFQRVSNALFVLFGIVLLKLLLTTEFSYEAVTALVNNSTFQIYALITLVFACLNSVLAGWQIEGDYSKKFGIPSKLITTVVAVVSAGYLYYGIKLLV
- a CDS encoding sodium:alanine symporter family protein encodes the protein MDFDVAQIIAQLNEWVWGSVMLFLLIGTGLYLTVGLKLMPLRKICYAFRQLFIGRKREGEGDISPFNALMTSLSATIGTGNIAGVATAIGVGGPGALFWMWMTGLVGMATKFAEAVLAVKYREVDEDGRHVGGPMYYIKNGLGKKWAWMGVLFAIFCAFGGTGAGNMVQANSIANAMEGTFGIDPLYTSIILVILVGMVIIGGVKRIAHVAGALVPFMACTYILAGLIVFVMHFDVVLPTLGFIVTSAFDPPAAVGGFAGAIVKDAMQRGVERGLFSNEAGQGSAPIAHAAAETDNPVRQGIIAMLGTFIDTLIVCTITGVVIVATGAWSGAEQGANMTSAAFGSSIPGGEYVIAVALLLFAFTTILGWAYYSERCFEFLFGVKSIVVFRLYWVAVIPLGAMMDLHTIWDLAGVLNGLMAFPNLIALLLLSPVIFKLTQAYFDKPDPVMGVAAVNNSNK
- the yajC gene encoding preprotein translocase subunit YajC, translated to MDWLIPAAHAAPAAGQPQGGFMGFLPFIIIFVIFWFLIIRPQRKRQKEHQALVSALGKGDEVVMTSGMLGSIKKVDDNYVVVEIADGVEMKFQKAAVHAVLPKGTIKQI
- a CDS encoding 5'-nucleotidase translates to MAGHYGDKLVIALSSRVLFNLSDSHNVFESDGLAAYSQYQIDHEDELLEPGEAFPLVKKLLRINEKLGGEPRVEIILLSRNSADTGLRIFNSIEHYGLNITRAAFCGGESPYRYVSAFGCHLFLSTHAEDVRSALSHGVAAATLMSSKTANSNDDELRFAFDGDAVIFSDESERIYKQEGLPAFTNNEVALAKQPLNGGPFKNFLHALQGLQSEFPSDECPIRTALVTARSAPAHERVVRTLRHWNVRLDESLFLGGLSKGEFLKSYGADVFFDDQQQHCESASPHVATGHVPHGVANELTK
- the bcp gene encoding thioredoxin-dependent thiol peroxidase, with product MAFPKVGNMAPAFTLLNQNEEKVSLKDFRDKKNVVLYFYPKAMTPGCTTQACGLRDTQAELDKHDVVVLGVSPDAPKRLAKFIERDELNFDLLSDEDHAIADKYGAWGPKKFMGREFDGILRTTFIIGKDGRLKHVMDKFKTKTHHDDLLAWLEENL
- a CDS encoding DUF2244 domain-containing protein, which codes for MIRAMMTSDGHCGRILIAPNRSMSTRGNVQMLAAVFLVSLILGVGFAIAGAWVTLPFFLLEFILLSVAMYWLLKRLHSHQLVVIGPSKIVVAHWHCRVVLNRDQARFLVEAPQRFTDPPRLLIAGEGHSINLGTFLNERENSVLQQLLRETGLRSIHEFPCQREF
- a CDS encoding energy transducer TonB, translated to MKLKTLSAAALLSSLLLGSYSTPSFAEELEPVNDFRLEYPRRALQRGIEGYVEIKYSVDDEGKVVDVEILDSQPAKVFDKAATKAVTRLKYPKGSATSEIVKKIQFKLQ